DNA from Neovison vison isolate M4711 chromosome 12, ASM_NN_V1, whole genome shotgun sequence:
CATACAACCTATGATACAAGGAAGAGGCATGGGCTAGGTTCTGGTACAGACTCTATTAACAACTGTGTGATGTGGGATCAAAATCCCTTCCTGTCTTGCTTTCTTCATTAGTCAAGTAGGGAGACCAACTTTCCAACCtaattctcaaataaatgaggTTAGAAGACATCTGAAAAACAAATAGCTTTCAAAATATacaggaaacaaaaaccaaaaactggtcCAGGATATTGTCATCATCATTTATTACGTATCAAATTGTCTTCAACATAAGTTACAACCTGATTAAGTATGATAGAcatttttttatctgtttaaagacaaaaaaaattctctttatgtACAATATCTTTTGTCTAGAGTCTAGCAAATATAGTACCTTTCATTGCAGGATTTCTGCTTAACataataagcaaaacaaacaacaacaacaaaatataaaccAAAGCAAACCAAATCCCCAAATCTCTCAACTATGAATACCAATATTGAATAAAGCATTAAAAAGACAAACATGGAATAACTTCTTTGTTTAGAAATGCAGAATGAATACTAAGgttagtggcaaaaaaaaaaaaaaaagtaaaaaaacagaaaaagacaacaccaaaaaaccccccaaaacaaaaataaaaacaaaacaaaaaaactcccaaaGCTAAAAAACAGAACCCCAAGAAAATAACCGACAATCTTCAGGACTGGACTTTCCTGCTCAGGGGTGCAAGCTGACTCTAGACCATCTCTCGGCTCCTGCGGATGGCACAGCACAGGATCATACTGAAGATCATGCCAAATATCTAGAAGACAGAAGGGAACATGAGGAACAGGGAGGCTTTGCCGAgggaagggtgagggagaggaaagaCATGAGTCATCCGGGCCAAGACAAACAAGGATAGTGACCACAGGGCCAGGCACACTGAGGGGTGCCGAAGGAGAGACGGGGGCTGGGTAACAGGAAGAGTCACTGACTGCTGGGGTTCTGCGGGTCTGCGGTGACTTGCTCATGTAAACGGCACAAGCCACTTCCCTGAGGAAACTTCCAGAGCATGACAAATAAGCTCAGAGCTCAATTTAATGCTCAAAGGGCAGATATTCCAATGATCCAAACAGGTTTGTACTACTTTCCACctatgtgtgtgtctctgttttatattccattttaagAAGTACTGTAATGGTTTTTGCTGAAAGTGGCCTCAAGCCTTTCTTAGGTGTAAATAACCACTAAGAAAGGAAGTAATTCTCACTTCTGGGATAGTCTTACTGGGGCAGAGGAGAGCTAAGTCCCCTACATGGTTCTTACTACTCCCTTTTGGGGCAAGAGGGGGTGACTGCAGGGAATCCTGGTTGCCCTTTAATGGTTTCTGGGAGTGTTGATTAGCAGGACAGTAGATTATCTCAAGTCTGGAATCTTCCTTCTGGCTGTCCACCTTTGGATGCCTTTCAGActatgggatgtgtgtgtgtgtgtgtgtgtgtgtgtgcgtgaaaCAATTCCCATCCATGTAACTTCTATTGAACTACTTTCAGCAGGTGCATAACAAAAACATGTCCTGAAGATTATCCCAGGCTAACTAACAGGTCTGGGTGATCTCTACCCTCGCTACTCAGAGTGTGGTCTATGGACCAGCAGCACTGGCATCACCTTACACTTACTCCTGAACCTTGATGGTAAGCCAACACAAACCGGAGAGAGACGTACGGAGCTCAAATCCCAGATGCTTCACACATGAGCTCAGATGATTTGATCAACTCAACCTGTCTCTCTACTCCCTAGTCTGTACAAGGGGCATACCAAGAGCTCGCACTCATAGGtatggtgaggattaaattagttgATAAAGTAATTGATGAGTTAACACACTCCATGGCCAGAGTGTGTGCTTCATGGATGTTAACCACTAAGACAATCATTCCCTCCTGGTGTCCTCAATACTCACCATCACGACCGCAATCCCAATGCCCACCGCGCCGATGATGTGGAATTTGTTGTGGAAGACTTCTTTTATGGCCTCGGGGCAGGGCTGAGGGGGGCAAACCAGGACTCAGGTCACACACAATCCCTGCTTCAGTGAGTGTACCTCCTCCCTCCCATAGCACCTGTCTCACACCAGGAATGCTGGGAGGTCCCAGAAAGGACGGGGGATAGGAGTGCCCAGGTGTCCTGGCTGGTGGATGGAAGGGAGACCCAAGGGATATGGAGGTGGGTCCCTAAAGTCTGGGTAAGAaataagggaaggaagaagggtaaGCCCCTGCTTTGGGGTCTAGCTCCCATTAGGCCACTAGGTTACTTCTGATTATTCTGAAGTTTGGACATTAGGTCCAGCTTCCAATTATGAACTGTTGgcacatttaaatatttcattatttccctGGTTTGGTCCTTGTTCTGCTGCCCTTGAGGAAGCAGAGGcttgaggggaagggagaaaagagatgGACCCACTGAGGGGCCCTTGCACAGGAGGAGAACTCCTAGGAGGAGAGGGCAGGATTTCAAGTCAACCCTGGTGGGATTGGTCCAGAGCAGCTGGCGGGGGCACATGAGTTTACCTTCACTGTGATGGTTGACAGAACATCCTTCTCGGGGCAGATGTCAGAGATAAACTGTTCCACTCCACCAACCAGGCCACAGCAGTTCAgctgcagagggaagggcagggacagGTGAGAGAGACGAACAACGCAGACTACCAGAACACAGATGCCGGGTCTGGTGTGCTCAGGTCCCTGTGCACATGCGCGCGCCCAAGGAACTTTTGCGGGGATGACGTACCGCGTAGTGGATGGCTTTCAGGGTATCCCGCTGGGGCTCGTCCTTGGACTTCAGCTTGTGGTAGGTGTCCTTGTAAAACTCCTGGACTTCCTTAATCACCTGGGATGGGCAGAAAAGAGAGGGGCAGACAGGGCCTTTTCTTGGACAAATGTCACCTGTTTGATCTTGTTCCTGCTCAGACAACAGATTCCTGTGCTCAGAGAATGTCCCTGCAGACTGAAGTTCCCAGACCGGTCCTGCctctcccagagcctccagggcccttctcctctcctcccacatCCCTAGGAACTCACTCTGGtcattttcccttcttctcttgtACCTTTGGCTGGTCCCTTCCACCCAACTTGGCTCCTTCCCTTCTACTTGTGAACAAAATGGACTTTCCCCAGTCTAAAGAACGGTAACAACACCATCCTACTCCTGACCAGTCTAGCTCCTCAGGCTTCCCTTTGTTTCTTCGTCACTTAGAGGCTGTGTGACTTCTGGCAAATTACCAAACCTCTCTGTACTTCCTTTTCTGCGTATGTAGGATGGAGATTATAGGAGTTTCTGCCTCAGGGGTTATGGTGAGGATTTACAGGAGATGCTGCATGTTAAGCCCTTAGCACGGTGTCTGGTACAGAGTAAATTTGGCATAAGTATTAGCAACTATAATATGAAGGACAATTATTCTCCTTCTGCACCGGGGTACACCCTAGTTTAACCAACACCTGTCTCTCACCCTGACCAACATCCAGAATCTCTCCTTCAGCAGCTTCCACTAGCATCCCTTCCTATTTCCATGGTTACAGCATTTCTATCTGGACCgttaaatctctatttttttctctctttaaatggGGTCCCGGCATCCAGTCTCCCTGCACTTGCTGCTGCTGTACAAGCCAAGACAGCCCTTCCTAAAACACTGTTCTGATGTGGCCTATCCTGGCCCACAACTCTTTAGTGGCTCCCCGTGGGAGCCCATGTTcagctgtctttttttaaaagaaagtcctcgaagggcacctgggtggctcagtctgttaagcagctgcctttagctcaggtcacggtcccagggtcctgggattgagccccatgttgggggtcccagctcagtggggagtgtgcttcgccctcttcctctgtcacccctgccctgctcaggcttgcttcctctctctctctctcaaataaatacataaataaacatctttaaaaaaaaaaaaagtactcagtCTCCCACCAACTTTCCTCCTGAAATCCTCTCTCTCATCCAAGGCTTGTGTTGATGCCCACTTCTCCATGAAGCCAGATGAGATTTCCCTTTGGCATGCTACCGTCTCCAACTCCTTGGAACTTCTGGATATAAATGACTTCTATGACACTTATGCATATCCTTCACCCAGGTGGCAGTTGCTTCAAGGGGGGCCCACAGCTTGCACATCTCTGGACTCACGTGGGGTCTGGACAGCACTCAGCTCATGGAGGCACATATTCAGAGACTAggtgaaggggcgggggtggtggtgggtccAGCCCACACAAAGTCTTGTTTTCCTAAGCCATCTTTCCAGAGGAGATGGGGGCCGGGCTGCTGATGTGtgagacacacatacacatacacagacccAGTGAGTATTTCCTGAACATCTATCATGTGCCAGCACCATCCACGGAACTGGACGGAGTGGCTGGCAGGACAGCCACATCCCCTTTCCTAGAGGAGATCACATTCTGATGGGCACGTGGGAGCGTGGTGAAATAAGAGGCATGTGCGATGGCTGAAAGCTGACCGAAGTGACCAACTGGGACACCCGTCCGCCCTCATCATTCCCACTTCCAAATTCCCAAACCTGTATTACTCCCAAGAGATCTTATGGGAGAAACCTACCTCATCTTTGTGGGAATATCCCCAGATGGCCGCAGCTATCTCAATGGCAAATATCACCAAGAGGAAGCCGAAGAACTAGAAGACAAAGAAGGGATAGGATGAGGAGAAATCCCAGACAGGCAATGAGAGCAACTAGAGGGTATTCTGGAGACCAAGGAAGAATGGGAAGTCTCTGGGGGTCGGGCATCTGTGGGCACAAATGAACACCCTAGAAGGGACAGGGGAGAAGTTTATGAAACTGTGAGCCTTAGCTAAGGTGAGGAGTGAAAGCAGTGGTAGGAAGAGATTCCTCAGGAGGAAAGAACGGGGCATAGCTGAACCCAGAACTGGTACTTCTAAGGTGTTAATGAAGAGTCAGTGATAAAATCCCATCACTCACTCAGAAAAACCACAGGAATTtgaggaaataaagagagaatatACTGTGGAATTTGAAGAAAACTGtaacaaatcttaaaataagagaaagcaaAGGTACCTGCggattcagggaaaaaaagcaaacgtGGTCCTCGATAAAGGGGAAAACAAAGTCCTGGCATTTAGTCGCCTAAGGGAAGTGATAAGAGAGAGAGGCTCCAGAAAGGAAGAGGAGCAAGACATTGCTTCGGGGGAGGAGGACAAGATGGCTGCCTTGTAGGAGGATGGGGCGGGGCCTGCAGTGGAGTTGCTGAGGAGAGCTCAAGCCCTTAGGGAACCCTCTTCACTCCATCCCACCCCATGTGTTCTATGAGATCTTGGGGTCAGGGGTCCGGGGGTCAGAGTGGCTGTGGGGAGTGGATGGTGTACTCACCAATCCCAGCATGCACTGGGACTCTTGCACGGCTCCACAGCAGCCCAGGAAGCCCACCAACATCATGAGGGCACCGGCTCCAATCAGAATATAAACTCCTGAGGGGAGAGAACAGAGGGCAAGGCAGGGAGTCAATAGTGTGGAGGCCCAGATATGTCCTGCAATTCCTTTATCCCCTCCCTAAGAGTCTGGGCTGTGCCCCCATCCTTATCACCCCTCCGTCAGGGGAGAAGTGTCCCATCCTTCAAAACAGCCTCCTCCATCTCTGCTCTTAAGTCTCCTTCCCACCAGTCTGTCTTCTAGGACCCCACCCCATCAAGCCCTCACTCCATCCTACCCTCGCTTTTCTGGAAGGTGCTCACGTCCCCCTAACCAGGACAAAGAGATCCACAGAAATCCCCAGATTTGACTCAGGACACAAACCGATCCAGTCTGTCAGCTGTTTCCAGCAAGATGAATCCATGCACACCAATTAAAACAGACCCTCCAGACTGGGACTGACTTCCTGGGACTCCGAGGAGTCTTGGCCTGGCTTCCCCCGGACAGAAGAGTGTGTCAAGTGCAGGCTTCGGTAGGAAGGGGTTGCGGTGATCAAACAGCCCTGCTTAGGGTGGGCCAGCTCTGCCTCATTCCCAGAAGGGGTGCCTCCCTGCCCTGCTTCCGGGGGGCAGTGAGGCACACATGGTCCGTAAGGCCAAGGGCACGTGTTGGCCAAGGAATGAGTATTTGCTCTAGGGAGCAAAACATAGGCCTGGGGTCAGAAGACCTCCCACTTTGATCCGGACTCTGCTACTACGTGCTGTGCGATCTTGGGTAAGACACGTTCCCTCTCTGGGTCTTGGTATCTTTATCAGTAAAATGAGAGTCCGGTGGCTAGAAAACTTCAAAACATCCCTTAAAGCACACTGAAGAGGTTTTAGTGTTGCAAATCATTTGTTCCAGGTGAAGGGTGAACAGGATCCTCCTTTAAAGGGAGGGTGAGGACACAGTTTCTAAAGTCCTCAATCTGAGTGAGAAGGTCAGTGACTTTTTGCCTGGACCCAACATGGTGTAAAACCCTGGGAGGGGAACACAGTGGAGCCTTGCCCTCGTCCTTCCTTCCGGCACACCCCAGGGAAGGCCCAGAGGGGCCAGTCTTGGTAGTCCTATTCTGGAGAAGTCACAGCTGCCCCACTCCCCAGGGCAGAGGCCCCATggggaagctggcagagaggTCCCGAGCCTCCCTGTCTGGCAGGCGAGTTCTGTTCAATCTGGAGAGGGGCTCCTGTCACGTGGGGAGAGCACGTCGGGGCCTGAGAGccagctctgtgaccctgggaaaGCGACTGCCTCTCTCTGAGCAACGACCTTCTATCTGTGAGACGGGAGTGCGAACGATGCCCACCTCAGGGCTCGCAGTGCAGACGAAGGCACAGGAGCCAAAGGTGCACAACAAATGCTGGCTGCCGCGGTTCTGCGTAATACGAGGGTCAGAGGGCCGTCACTCAGAACCACCGCGGTGCATCTTTATACACTGGCTGATCCCTCCCTACTCACTGGGACTAGAGAGACTTTCCCCGAAGTGCTGGCTGAAGCTGAGAGAGTGTGTCTGTGATGTTTCCGCACAATGCACAACGGGACAGTGCAGTGAGAACCTCGGCAGGTGTTACAGTGACTTCACTGTCCCCCATCTGCACCCCTAGTCCAGAGCTGAGGCTTTGCAGGCAACAAACCGTGCAGCCTGCAGCTGAGCTTCCCGGGCAGCCCCGAGCGGAGCGCACACAACGGAGCGTTTGtgtctctcccctttcccccccaCATCTGTCGTGATGTCAAGTCACGTGGGTTTACTGGCAAACCCCTTCGTCGTATGAATATGGGTATTGTTCCCGTGCATGCCCGGCCCAGACTGGGCATGGGGACAAATGCAGCTTGTCCTCGAGTCAAGTCCTAGCCTCCTGGGCTGTCCGACAGTGTGGGGACGGCGGGCCGGACTCAGACAGGCCACGTGGCCCCACGCACTGCACGGGCACTGCGGGAGGGGTGGCCCTGCCATAGGGACACAGGCGAGCCACGGCAGTCAAATGGCCCCAGTTTCTCCCCGTTTCATCGGGGGAAGACAACGAAGGATGAGGTCACTCCTTTGAGCTCCACAGCAAGGGCTGAATACACAGGGGGTATTAAGAGATCAAAAGGATTTGCAAGCACATGGAACAGAGTCGGAGTGGGAGTGGGTGGACATGTCTTCTGTGAAGTCCAGACCCCGCTTCGTAAACCAGGACAGCCCTGGCAGATGTCAGGGGAGTTGGGTTGGCTGCATGGAGAGCTACTAAAGGAAAAAGCACTTCcctctgcaga
Protein-coding regions in this window:
- the CD9 gene encoding CD9 antigen; this encodes MPVKGGTKCIKYLLFGFNFIFWLAGIAVLAVGLWLRFDSQTKSIFEQDSQPSSFYTGVYILIGAGALMMLVGFLGCCGAVQESQCMLGLFFGFLLVIFAIEIAAAIWGYSHKDEVIKEVQEFYKDTYHKLKSKDEPQRDTLKAIHYALNCCGLVGGVEQFISDICPEKDVLSTITVKPCPEAIKEVFHNKFHIIGAVGIGIAVVMIFGMIFSMILCCAIRRSREMV